The DNA window CGCGGGCACATCGACCACGGGCGCGCAATTCACGCTGATGCCAAGGTCGGCCAGATCAAGCGCCATCAGGTAGGAATTAATGCGCGCGGCATCCCTGCCCTCCTGCTCCGACGCTCTCGCCAGTTCGCCGAAGATTTTGGCGGCAGGGTATTCTTTCCATTCCGGCTGCTTCAGGCGCGAGACGCTGCCGCCCTCCTGGTCGATCAAAACCGGCAAGCCGTCCCAGCCCACACATTCGCGGACGGAGGCGACAAGGTCTTTCACCTGTTGCTTGGATACGCAGTTGCGCTTGAACAGGATAAAACCGGCGGGACGTTCGGATTTCAGGAGGTCCTGTTCCTCGCGCGTCAGTTCCGTGCCGGTCGCGTCGATGATGATGGCTTTCAGGTCGGTCAGCTGCATATCGGTTTCCTTATTATTTTACGTGACGGACAACGCCGTTTTGGTCCTTGTCGCCCCATTTGCGGGACTTGTTGATCTCCATCTTGCGCTGCACGGCGGCATAGAGGTCATCGGTCGTGAATCCCGCCTTGCGCACCGCATCGAGCAGCAGAATGGTGCAATCCGCCCATTCAATAATATCGGACGGATCGGCCGCGGCCTCCATCGCTTCTTCGGCCAGATGATGCGCCTTGGATTGCGGGGTGCTTTCACCGAAGGTCTTGTCGGTGAACACGCCGATATCGTCCTGCAACTGCTGCCAGCGGTCGGCCATTAATGCACCACGATGCAGCTGGTGCCGCTGCCCTTTAGCAGCTTGCACACTTCAACCGCGCGCGCAGGCGACGATGCGCCCGCCTGCAAACGGTTGAACGTGCCCTTGCCGGGGATATCGACGCGCTGCGTGCGCATCTTCATCTTGCCGAGCGTCTGCGGGAATTTACGCTGCAGCAAAGCCCAGTCGGCCTTCGCCGCTGCGATGTCTTTGTATGATCCCAGCTGGATGAAATTGCCGCCGCCAGCTGCGGGTGCGGCGGTCGCCGCTGCGGCTGCGGATTTCTCGGCAGGCTTTGCTGCTGGTTTTACTTCCGCTTTCACCGTTTTGGTTTTTTCGGCGGGCTTTGTTTCCTTCGCCACGACAGGCTTTTCTTCCGTCACGGCGGGAGGTTCTTCCTCCGCCACCGGCGCGATGACTTTTTCGGTGTCTTCCGACACGGGTGTCGTCAGCTGGGATTCAAGGTTCAGCTTTTCCATTTTCTTGTCGATCGGCGCGGTGCTGATCGCGGCATCCTTGTCCACCGGCTCTTCGGGCGGCGCGCCCAGTTTTTCGACGCGCGCGGCATCGGCGGAGCGGTTGTCGATCGGGTCGAACACCGTGCTGTCCTGATGCGGCACTTCCATGCCGCCCGGATTTTCGGGCTTGAATTTATAAACCGACTTATCCGCCGAAATGGTGGGGATATCGAGGCCGGAGAATTTTTCCTGCCCGCGCGGATAGGCGTACCAGATGATCGCGGTAAAGGCGAACAGCGTAATGCCCGTCAGCACGCCCTTCGGCAGCAAACGGCGCGGCTCCGGCGGCGTGCGCATGCGGCCCATATAGAATGAACCGAGGTTGTCTTCGTCTTTGGGGCTGATGTCACTCATCCGCGCATCTCCTCTTCCGGTTGAACGCCCATGACGGCAAGACCCGATGCGATGACGGTTTTCACCGCCGACACCAGCGCAAGGCGCGCCATGCTGAGTTCCCTGTCATTCTCGTGCAAAAATCTCAAAGTGCCGTCGTCGCGGCCCTTGTTCCAGAAACCGTGGAATTCAGACGCAAGGTCGTGCAGGTAGAACGCGATGCGATGCGGCTCATGCGCTTCCGCCGCCGCCTCCACCGCGCGGGGCCAGCCCGCCATGAAACGCACCAGCTGCAATTCTTCGGGCGAAGAAATGCGCGCAAGGTTCGCCTTGCCAAGCGCCGCCGCCGACAAATCCACAT is part of the Alphaproteobacteria bacterium genome and encodes:
- a CDS encoding DUF550 domain-containing protein, whose translation is MADRWQQLQDDIGVFTDKTFGESTPQSKAHHLAEEAMEAAADPSDIIEWADCTILLLDAVRKAGFTTDDLYAAVQRKMEINKSRKWGDKDQNGVVRHVK
- a CDS encoding SPOR domain-containing protein, with the translated sequence MSDISPKDEDNLGSFYMGRMRTPPEPRRLLPKGVLTGITLFAFTAIIWYAYPRGQEKFSGLDIPTISADKSVYKFKPENPGGMEVPHQDSTVFDPIDNRSADAARVEKLGAPPEEPVDKDAAISTAPIDKKMEKLNLESQLTTPVSEDTEKVIAPVAEEEPPAVTEEKPVVAKETKPAEKTKTVKAEVKPAAKPAEKSAAAAATAAPAAGGGNFIQLGSYKDIAAAKADWALLQRKFPQTLGKMKMRTQRVDIPGKGTFNRLQAGASSPARAVEVCKLLKGSGTSCIVVH